In a single window of the Candidatus Zixiibacteriota bacterium genome:
- the hrpB gene encoding ATP-dependent helicase HrpB: MNRTTYPIHEIEEPLLQAARRFKRVVLTAPTGSGKSTQVPQMLLDGGLLGDGQVMVLQPRRLPARMLARWVAEARGVQLGAEVGYQMRFESAASAATRICYVTEGVLLRRMIADPDLRGIRALVFDEFHERHLYGDITLARALELQESTRPDLILLVMSATLDAAPLESYLRPCERISSQGRTYPVDIEYLPRAVEKTPVWELAARELRRLLREHPAGDALVFMPGTYEIARTVDAARAALGPEFVVLPLHGELPRAEQDAAVARYERRKVVVATNVAETSLTIDGVRLVIDTGLARIPRYDPYRGINTLLVEKISRAAADQRAGRAGRTAPGRCLRLWTVHEHAGRPAQELPEIKRLDLSEAILTLKATGVRDIRAFRWLEPPEPRALERAETLLADLGAIDGKTGAVTELGRRMLAFPAHPRYARMLLAARDHGCVRPVALIAAITQGRDLLARRKAGSDSAPAVERFGVNAESDFFVLARAWQYAERCGYDPERCRRYGINVQAARRVRALFDQFLEIAAAEGLDVSERPIDDAAVRRCVLVGFSDHLARRLDAASARCELVHGRKGVLARESAVKAPLLVACEVREVESGGGRERALSVVLSLATAVEESWLRELFPDELNRARAVVFDPALRRVVVRDQRRFRDLVLEESIAGDPPLDEAAEVLAREIAAGRCALENWNDAVEQWILRVNRLREWMPELSLPPIGEDDRAAMLQLVCHGAVSEKEVRERPVLPVVKSWLSAEQQAWVEEHAPERIRLPRGRAVKVSYSEGGPPTIAARIQDLYGVDGTLRIAARRVPVRVEVLAPSNRPVQVTENLSAFWRDTYPKLKQQLRRRYPRHEWR, translated from the coding sequence ATGGTTCTGCAGCCGCGCCGCCTCCCTGCCCGGATGCTCGCCCGGTGGGTGGCGGAGGCTCGTGGAGTGCAGCTCGGCGCGGAGGTGGGCTACCAGATGCGCTTCGAAAGCGCGGCGTCCGCCGCCACCCGCATCTGCTACGTCACCGAAGGGGTGCTGCTGCGCCGGATGATCGCCGATCCCGATCTCCGCGGAATCCGCGCGCTGGTATTCGACGAGTTTCACGAGCGGCATCTCTACGGCGACATCACCCTGGCGCGCGCTCTCGAGCTCCAGGAATCGACGCGCCCCGACCTGATTCTTCTCGTGATGTCCGCCACGCTCGACGCGGCGCCGCTCGAAAGCTATCTGCGGCCGTGCGAGCGCATCTCCTCGCAGGGCAGGACGTATCCCGTCGACATCGAATACCTGCCGCGTGCGGTCGAAAAGACCCCGGTCTGGGAGCTCGCCGCTCGCGAGCTTCGGCGGCTCCTCCGCGAGCATCCCGCCGGCGACGCCCTGGTTTTCATGCCCGGAACGTACGAGATCGCGCGCACGGTCGATGCCGCGCGCGCGGCGCTCGGTCCCGAGTTCGTCGTTCTCCCGCTCCACGGAGAGCTGCCGCGCGCGGAGCAAGATGCCGCCGTGGCCCGGTACGAAAGGCGCAAGGTCGTTGTCGCCACCAACGTCGCGGAAACCTCGCTCACCATCGACGGCGTCCGGCTGGTGATCGACACCGGACTGGCGCGGATCCCGCGTTACGACCCCTATCGCGGTATCAACACCCTGCTCGTGGAAAAAATCAGCCGGGCGGCCGCCGACCAGCGGGCGGGGCGCGCCGGCCGCACCGCCCCCGGCCGCTGCCTGCGCCTGTGGACGGTACACGAGCACGCCGGCCGGCCCGCCCAAGAGCTTCCCGAGATCAAGAGGTTGGACCTGTCGGAAGCGATCCTTACCCTGAAGGCGACCGGGGTGCGCGATATCCGCGCGTTTCGCTGGCTCGAGCCGCCGGAGCCGCGTGCGCTCGAACGCGCCGAAACGCTCCTCGCCGACCTGGGCGCAATCGACGGAAAGACCGGAGCGGTCACCGAGCTGGGGCGGCGCATGCTGGCGTTCCCCGCCCATCCCCGTTACGCGCGCATGCTGCTCGCCGCCCGGGACCACGGCTGCGTGCGGCCGGTCGCGCTGATTGCCGCCATTACGCAGGGACGCGATCTGCTGGCGCGCCGGAAGGCCGGAAGCGACTCCGCGCCCGCCGTCGAGCGCTTCGGCGTGAACGCGGAATCCGATTTCTTCGTGCTGGCGCGCGCGTGGCAGTACGCCGAGCGCTGCGGCTACGACCCCGAGCGCTGCCGCCGCTACGGCATCAACGTTCAGGCCGCGCGCCGGGTGCGGGCGCTCTTCGATCAGTTCCTCGAGATCGCCGCCGCGGAAGGGCTCGACGTGAGCGAGCGGCCGATCGACGACGCGGCCGTGCGCCGTTGCGTGCTCGTCGGCTTTTCCGACCATCTCGCCAGGCGCCTCGACGCCGCCTCGGCGCGCTGCGAGCTGGTCCACGGCCGAAAGGGCGTCCTGGCGCGCGAGAGCGCGGTCAAGGCGCCCCTGCTGGTCGCCTGCGAGGTGCGGGAGGTCGAAAGCGGCGGGGGCCGCGAGCGCGCGCTCAGCGTCGTCCTGAGCCTCGCCACCGCCGTCGAAGAGTCGTGGCTGCGGGAGCTTTTCCCCGACGAGCTCAACCGGGCGCGCGCGGTCGTCTTCGATCCGGCGTTGCGCCGGGTCGTCGTGCGGGACCAGCGACGCTTCCGCGACCTCGTCCTGGAAGAAAGCATCGCGGGCGATCCGCCGCTCGACGAGGCGGCCGAGGTCCTGGCGCGCGAGATCGCCGCGGGACGCTGCGCCCTGGAGAACTGGAACGACGCGGTGGAGCAATGGATCCTGCGCGTGAACCGCCTGCGCGAGTGGATGCCGGAGCTGTCGTTGCCGCCGATCGGAGAGGACGACCGCGCGGCGATGCTCCAGCTCGTCTGTCACGGCGCCGTGAGCGAGAAGGAGGTCCGCGAGCGGCCGGTGCTGCCGGTGGTGAAGTCGTGGCTCTCGGCCGAGCAGCAGGCGTGGGTCGAGGAGCACGCGCCCGAGCGGATCCGGCTGCCCCGCGGCCGCGCCGTCAAGGTCTCCTACTCGGAGGGCGGCCCGCCGACCATCGCGGCCCGGATCCAGGATCTCTATGGAGTGGACGGGACTCTGCGGATCGCCGCCCGCCGCGTCCCCGTCCGCGTCGAGGTGCTCGCGCCCAGCAACCGCCCGGTCCAGGTCACCGAAAATCTCTCCGCCTTCTGGCGCGACACCTACCCGAAGCTCAAGCAGCAGCTCCGGCGCAGGTACCCCAGGCACGAGTGGCGTTGA
- a CDS encoding dienelactone hydrolase family protein, with protein MTQKIVSMHAAYASRGEVVDGFLARPLTRKPTPALVLLHGYRGVDEAQRAVTRKFAAAGFVCLSPDLFHGRVSRDPVTSAYLKTSLDIERAVEKAVDAAAYLRSLPFVGERKIALSGFCMGGGLALFGLARSDRFAAGVIYYQSLFPDPTELKTIRAPLQCHYGTNDANTTQAEIDMFCAALKQYGKKYEIHMYEGASHGFLNSTGKKSEVDRTASEAAFAKTCRWLKRVLA; from the coding sequence ATGACGCAAAAGATCGTGTCGATGCACGCGGCATACGCCAGCCGGGGCGAGGTGGTCGATGGCTTCCTGGCACGGCCCCTGACCCGCAAGCCGACGCCGGCTCTGGTGCTGCTGCACGGCTATCGAGGCGTGGACGAGGCGCAGCGTGCGGTGACGCGGAAATTCGCGGCTGCGGGCTTCGTCTGCCTTTCGCCCGATCTGTTTCACGGCAGGGTATCGCGCGATCCGGTGACCTCGGCTTATCTCAAGACCTCGCTCGATATCGAGCGGGCGGTGGAAAAGGCCGTCGACGCCGCCGCCTATCTTCGCAGCCTTCCGTTCGTGGGCGAGCGCAAGATCGCGCTTTCGGGCTTCTGCATGGGCGGAGGGCTCGCGCTCTTCGGGCTGGCTCGCTCCGACCGGTTCGCCGCCGGGGTGATCTACTACCAGAGCCTCTTTCCCGATCCCACCGAGCTGAAAACGATCCGGGCTCCGCTGCAGTGCCACTACGGCACCAACGACGCCAACACCACTCAGGCCGAGATCGACATGTTCTGCGCCGCGCTCAAGCAATACGGCAAGAAGTACGAGATCCACATGTACGAGGGGGCGAGCCACGGCTTTCTCAACAGCACCGGGAAGAAATCGGAGGTCGACCGGACCGCGTCCGAGGCGGCCTTCGCGAAGACATGCCGCTGGCTGAAGCGGGTCCTGGCGTGA
- a CDS encoding DMT family transporter, with product MFPIALALSGSFWFAASMILINRGLLTLDYFRGLLANLAVNAAFLWIYILIFGASVQLWLPVNGVFVAVGVFVPGVARFVIFKGVERLGAAISSCLTNSGPLFALALAVAFLGERPTTTNVLGAVSIVGGIVALSWKGVSKTWRTLDLAFPLTAALLFAARDNLVRFAVVRIPDPVVGAAISATTSLGTMAAAYAIFGEKKPLPRSAAAGVACFALSGFMNFLSYVLTYTALSLERVSIISPLVNASSLFILPLSALFLRDVETLTARKIGAIGLVILGVFLISWEKL from the coding sequence ATGTTCCCCATCGCTCTGGCGCTCTCGGGCTCCTTCTGGTTCGCCGCTTCGATGATCCTCATCAACCGCGGCCTGCTGACCCTCGACTACTTCAGGGGCCTGCTCGCCAACCTCGCCGTCAACGCTGCCTTTCTCTGGATCTACATCCTGATCTTCGGGGCCAGCGTCCAGCTGTGGCTGCCGGTCAACGGCGTCTTCGTCGCGGTCGGGGTTTTCGTTCCCGGGGTCGCACGGTTCGTGATCTTCAAGGGCGTGGAGCGCCTCGGCGCTGCGATCTCCTCCTGCCTGACCAACAGCGGACCGCTCTTCGCCCTCGCCCTCGCCGTAGCGTTCCTCGGTGAGCGGCCGACGACGACCAACGTTCTCGGCGCCGTCTCGATCGTGGGCGGCATCGTCGCCCTTTCCTGGAAAGGGGTGAGCAAAACCTGGCGCACGCTCGATCTCGCCTTTCCGCTGACCGCCGCTCTGCTGTTCGCCGCGCGGGACAACCTCGTGCGCTTCGCCGTGGTCAGGATCCCGGATCCGGTCGTCGGCGCGGCGATCTCGGCGACCACCTCGCTGGGAACGATGGCCGCCGCGTACGCGATCTTCGGCGAGAAGAAGCCCCTGCCGCGATCCGCCGCCGCGGGCGTCGCGTGCTTCGCCCTTTCCGGTTTCATGAACTTTCTCTCCTACGTCCTGACCTACACCGCGCTCAGCCTCGAGCGGGTCTCGATCATCTCGCCTCTGGTCAACGCCTCGTCGCTCTTCATCCTTCCGCTTTCCGCTCTCTTCCTGCGGGACGTCGAAACGCTCACCGCGCGCAAGATCGGCGCGATCGGCTTGGTGATCCTCGGAGTGTTCCTGATCTCATGGGAGAAGCTCTGA
- a CDS encoding MFS transporter: MKLPFFYGWVIVAIAMIAGFFSAGVSNITMAVVLKPISEDLGWSRSLTAAAVTLGALLGGGLSPFFGPVADRLGPRLLLPAGGLVVGLLAFGVSLSTEPWQFYAAFIPARALTEFLLCGIVPYTAVANWFYRRRPRAMGLVAMSVPLGSSVLSLVYQFFVAHYGWRGAFAALGFSLWFLVALPGAILLRRQPEDLGLGPDGAPPGATEDAAPRGSGQPAAAAEHSWSRAEAMRTAALWLVVAGTFLASLATGGIAFHAVAYFTDAGVAPATAAGALSVMALSGAFGNAVWGVVAEKFEPPRLNVATMLLSAGTVALLAQVKGGAAAYLFGVSFGLAARGAAVLTPILLARYFGRRSYGAISSVLEPFHKGGLGLGALFAGMAFDLTGDYRLIIWIFLASYLLSALLISLARRPVPRAHRA, translated from the coding sequence ATGAAGCTCCCCTTCTTTTACGGCTGGGTCATCGTCGCGATCGCGATGATCGCCGGCTTTTTCTCGGCCGGCGTGAGCAACATCACCATGGCCGTGGTGCTCAAGCCGATCAGCGAGGACCTCGGCTGGAGCCGCTCGCTCACGGCCGCTGCGGTGACCTTGGGCGCGCTCCTCGGCGGCGGGCTTTCGCCGTTCTTCGGACCGGTGGCCGATCGACTCGGCCCGCGCCTGCTCCTTCCCGCGGGCGGCCTGGTCGTCGGGCTCCTCGCCTTCGGCGTAAGCCTGAGCACGGAGCCCTGGCAGTTCTACGCGGCCTTCATCCCCGCCCGGGCGCTCACCGAGTTCTTGCTGTGCGGGATCGTTCCTTACACGGCCGTCGCCAACTGGTTTTATCGCAGGCGCCCGCGCGCGATGGGTCTGGTGGCGATGTCGGTCCCCCTGGGCTCTTCGGTGCTGTCGCTCGTCTATCAGTTCTTCGTCGCCCATTACGGCTGGCGCGGCGCTTTCGCCGCTCTCGGCTTTTCGCTGTGGTTTCTGGTCGCCCTCCCGGGGGCCATCCTCCTGCGCCGCCAGCCGGAAGACCTCGGCCTGGGCCCAGACGGAGCTCCGCCGGGAGCGACGGAAGACGCAGCGCCGCGAGGCAGCGGACAGCCCGCGGCCGCGGCGGAGCACAGCTGGAGCCGCGCCGAGGCGATGCGGACCGCCGCCCTGTGGCTGGTGGTGGCCGGCACCTTTCTCGCCTCGCTCGCCACCGGCGGCATTGCCTTCCACGCCGTCGCCTATTTCACGGACGCCGGCGTCGCTCCCGCCACGGCCGCCGGCGCGCTCAGCGTCATGGCTCTTTCCGGCGCCTTCGGCAACGCCGTCTGGGGCGTCGTTGCGGAAAAGTTCGAGCCGCCGCGGCTGAACGTCGCAACGATGCTCCTGTCGGCCGGCACCGTGGCTCTGCTGGCGCAGGTGAAAGGCGGCGCGGCCGCCTACCTTTTCGGGGTCTCCTTCGGGCTGGCGGCTCGGGGCGCCGCGGTGCTGACTCCGATTCTGCTCGCGCGCTACTTCGGCCGGCGCTCCTACGGCGCGATCAGCAGCGTGCTCGAGCCGTTTCACAAGGGAGGTCTCGGCCTCGGCGCCCTCTTTGCCGGGATGGCGTTCGATCTTACGGGCGATTACCGGCTGATCATCTGGATTTTCCTCGCAAGCTACCTCCTCTCCGCGCTGCTGATCTCCCTGGCCCGCCGGCCGGTGCCCCGCGCACACCGCGCGTGA
- a CDS encoding ABC transporter substrate-binding protein, whose translation MQRRLAFLWALCFLATAAAPAPAAQSPTKVMVTTGSFSEREAAMFVAQDQGFFRRYGLDLTFVHVRSGPVGMAALAAGESQLHEGSVTGAVLGSAAEGTDLVFVAGLINKLIGNIMASPKIKSPADLRGKVIGVTSTSGGSWIFTTLALEYWGLEAKRDDISFRVLGDESVRSQALLNGAIAATHLGYTFAAPLKNRGFTTLADLARLPIPFQSTGIMTRKSFIQSSPEVVEGVLRGVVDAMAFIAQPENRPAVLKSIAKGLRLARPEQAIEGYESLPLLYERRIYPRVDGIRNVIRLLGASNEKIRRLKAEDLVDDRFVRKLEKEGRF comes from the coding sequence ATGCAACGACGTCTGGCGTTCCTTTGGGCCCTCTGCTTCCTGGCAACCGCTGCGGCACCCGCGCCCGCCGCCCAATCCCCGACCAAGGTCATGGTGACGACCGGCTCCTTCAGCGAGCGCGAGGCGGCCATGTTCGTCGCTCAGGACCAGGGGTTTTTCCGCCGCTACGGCCTCGATCTGACCTTCGTGCACGTCCGCAGCGGCCCCGTCGGCATGGCCGCGCTGGCGGCGGGAGAGTCGCAGCTCCACGAAGGCTCGGTCACAGGAGCCGTGCTCGGCTCGGCCGCCGAGGGAACCGATCTCGTTTTCGTCGCCGGCCTGATCAACAAGCTGATCGGCAACATCATGGCGTCGCCGAAGATCAAGAGCCCGGCGGACCTCCGGGGCAAGGTCATCGGGGTGACCAGCACCAGCGGCGGGAGCTGGATCTTCACCACGCTGGCGCTGGAGTACTGGGGGCTCGAGGCCAAGCGCGACGATATCAGCTTCCGGGTCCTCGGCGACGAGTCGGTGCGCAGCCAGGCGCTGCTCAACGGCGCGATCGCGGCGACGCATCTGGGCTACACCTTCGCGGCGCCTCTGAAGAACCGCGGCTTTACCACGCTCGCAGACCTCGCCCGGTTGCCGATTCCGTTTCAGAGCACCGGCATCATGACCCGCAAGAGCTTCATCCAGTCCTCGCCGGAGGTCGTGGAGGGCGTCCTGCGGGGGGTCGTCGACGCGATGGCGTTCATCGCCCAGCCCGAGAACCGGCCGGCGGTGCTCAAGAGCATCGCGAAAGGGCTCCGGCTGGCAAGGCCCGAGCAGGCGATCGAGGGCTACGAAAGCCTGCCGCTGCTCTACGAGCGGCGCATCTACCCCCGCGTCGACGGCATCCGCAACGTGATCCGTCTGCTCGGCGCGAGCAACGAGAAGATCCGCCGGCTGAAAGCCGAGGATCTGGTCGACGACCGCTTCGTGAGAAAACTCGAGAAGGAAGGACGCTTCTAG